In one window of Henckelia pumila isolate YLH828 chromosome 1, ASM3356847v2, whole genome shotgun sequence DNA:
- the LOC140889533 gene encoding thiamine thiazole synthase 2, chloroplastic-like: MAAMATTITTSISKSSSFFDNKSTFYGSPITQRAAQPFKSAAQNSPITMSAVPYNLDSFTFQPIKESIVSREMTRRYMMDMITYADTDVVIVGAGSAGLSCAYELSKNPDINIAIIEQSVSPGGGAWLGGQLFSAMVVRKPAHKFLDELEIEYDEADDYVVIKHAALFTSTIMSKLLAKPNVKLFNAVAAEDLIVKGGRVGGVVTNWALVSMNHDTQSCMDPNVMEAKVVVSSCGHDGPFGATGVKRLKSIGMIDSVPGMKALDMNAAEDAIVKLTREIVPGMIVTGMEVAEIDGSPRMGPTFGAMMISGQKAAHLALRALGLPNALDADYSSVKSEFVLASLESDEIVDA, translated from the exons ATGGCGGCCATGGCCACAACCATCACCACTTCCATCTCTAAATCCTCCTCCTTCTTCGACAACAAATCCACCTTCTATGGCTCCCCAATCACCCAACGCGCCGCTCAGCCCTTTAAATCCGCCGCACAGAACTCTCCGATCACCATGTCCGCCGTTCCGTACAACCTCGACAGCTTCACCTTCCAACCCATCAAAGAATCCATCGTTTCCCGTGAAATGACTCGCCGCTACATGATGGATATGATCACCTACGCCGACACCGACGTCGTCATCGTCGGCGCCGGATCCGCCGGTCTCTCCTGCGCGTACGAGCTGAGCAAGAACCCCGACATCAACATCGCCATAATCGAGCAATCGGTCAGCCCCGGCGGCGGTGCGTGGCTGGGGGGACAGCTCTTCTCCGCCATGGTCGTCCGCAAGCCGGCGCACAAGTTCCTCGACGAACTCGAGATCGAGTACGATGAGGCGGACGACTACGTGGTGATCAAGCACGCGGCCCTCTTCACCTCCACCATCATGAGCAAGCTGCTGGCCAAGCCCAACGTGAAGCTGTTCAACGCCGTGGCGGCGGAGGACCTGATCGTGAAGGGAGGCAGAGTGGGCGGCGTGGTGACGAACTGGGCTCTGGTTTCGATGAACCACGACACGCAGTCGTGCATGGACCCGAACGTGATGGAGGCGAAAGTGGTGGTGAGCTCCTGCGGCCACGACGGACCCTTCGGTGCGACGGGAGTGAAGCGGCTGAAGAGCATCGGAATGATCGACAGCGTGCCCGGAATGAAAGCCCTCGACATGAACGCCGCCGAAGACGCCATTGTCAAGCTCACCAGAGAGATCGTGCCTGGAATGATCGTCACCGGCATGGAAGTCGCAGAAATCGACGGATCTCCGAGAATG GGTCCAACATTCGGGGCGATGATGATTTCGGGGCAGAAAGCAGCGCACTTGGCATTAAGGGCATTGGGACTGCCAAATGCATTGGATGCCGATTACAGCTCTGTCAAATCTGAATTCGTTCTGGCATCTCTCGAATCTGATGAAATTGTTGATGCGTAG
- the LOC140875717 gene encoding CRIB domain-containing protein RIC1-like: MGTKIKGIYKGFKYGLSQIFVVKEREIEIGYPTDVKHVAHIGWDGPSGNAPTWMNEFRTVPDFTTTSIGNSGSALSPWSSQDYGESGRQQSGFEALKEPSAELPGIKKKQKRKKSKSTSSPKSSSSHSSRTSRAAKSKSKLVGEGGTKPVNMEVA; this comes from the exons ATGGGAACAAAAATTAAAGGGATTTACAAAGGATTCAAATATGGCCTTTCTCAAATCTTTG TTGTGAAGGAGCGGGAGATTGAGATCGGGTACCCCACAGACGTTAAGCATGTGGCACACATTGGGTGGGATGGCCCTTCTGGGAATGCACCTACTTGG ATGAATGAATTCAGGACTGTGCCTGATTTCACGACAACGTCGATTGGTAATTCGGGATCTGCACTTTCTCCATGGTCATCTCAAG ATTATGGAGAATCCGGGAGGCAGCAATCAGGTTTCGAGGCGTTAAAAGAACCGTCCGCGGAACTGCCTGGCATCAAGAAAAAGCAGAAACGGAAGAAATCAAAATCTACTTCATCGCCAAAGTCTAGTTCATCTCATTCGTCGAGAACATCGAGAGCAGCAAAATCGAAATCCAAACTCGTGGGAGAAGGCGGCACAAAACCAGTTAACATGGAAGTTGCGTAG
- the LOC140884514 gene encoding homeobox-leucine zipper protein MERISTEM L1-like — MFPQNMFDGHQFLLDMEHKTPENDQMDDLIRGDDLNETKSGTNIMETPGSIDDQDPSERPKKKRYHRHTQHQIQEMELYFKECPHPDDKQRKELGRRLTLEPLQVKFWFQNKRTQMKAQHERHENTSLKTENDKLRAENLQYKEALSNATCPNCGGPSAIGEMSFDEQQLRIENSRLREEIDRIFGIAAKYVGKPMLTSPHLPEGAARSLDLGTGSFVPQAGNIAGELFGAPDLLRSISGPTEADKPVIIELAVAAMEELIRMAQTGEPLWVRSAETGSVQILNEDEYIRTFPRGIGPKPLGMKSEASRESSVVIMNHVNLVEILMDVNQWSSVFSSIVSRATTVEVLSTGVAGNYNGALQVMTAEFQVPSPLVPTREIYFVRYCKQHTEGIWAVVDVSLDNLRATSITRCRRRPSGCFIQELPNGYSKVTWVENVEVDDRSVHSIYKPLVESGMAFGARRWVATLDRQCERLASAMANNIAAGDIGVISSPGGRKSMLNLAERMVMSFCTGVGASTAHTWTTLSGSGADDVRVMTRKSTDEPGRPPGIVLSAATSFWLPVSPKRVFDFLRDENSRSEWDILSNGGLVQEMAHIANGRDPGNSVSLLRVNSANSSQSNMLILQESCTDSTGSYVIYAPVDIVAMNVVLSGGDPDYVALLPSGFAILPDGPNTHQAGGGLEIGTGGSLLTVAFQILVDSVPTAKLSLGSVATVNSLIKCTIERIKDAVLGDGA; from the exons ATGTTTCCGCAAAACATGTTTGACGGGCACCAATTTTTACTGGACATGGAGCACAAAACACCAGAAAATGATCAAATGGACGACTTAATCCGAGGTGATGATCTGAATGAAACAAAATCTGGCACTAATATCATGGAAACTCCGGGCTCCATTGATGATCAAGACCCCAGCGAAAGACCCAAGAAGAAGCGGTACCATCGCCACACGCAGCATCAAATCCAAGAAATGGAATT ATATTTCAAGGAATGCCCGCATCCTGATGACAAGCAAAGAAAGGAACTTGGCCGGAGATTAACGCTGGAGCCTCTGCAAGTGAAGTTTTGGTTCCAAAACAAGCGCACCCAGATGAAG GCTCAACATGAACGCCATGAGAACACGAGTCTGAAAACCGAGAATGATAAGCTTCGCGCAGAGAACTTACAATACAAGGAAGCTCTCAGTAATGCTACTTGTCCCAACTGTGGGGGACCTTCTGCCATTGGAGAAATGTCCTTTGATGAGCAGCAACTCAGGATAGAAAATAGCCGCTTGAGAGAAGAG ATTGATAGGATATTCGGGATAGCTGCAAAGTATGTAGGCAAACCTATGCTCACATCTCCTCATCTTCCTGAAGGAGCGGCTCGTTCGCTTGATCTTGGAACAGGGAGTTTCGTGCCACAAGCAGGAAATATTGCTGGAGAGCTTTTTGGAGCTCCGGACCTTCTTAGGTCGATTTCTGGCCCTACCGAAGCCGACAAGCCGGTGATCATCGAGCTGGCAGTGGCAGCTATGGAGGAACTCATACGAATGGCGCAAACTGGAGAGCCCTTGTGGGTTCGGAGTGCTGAGACGGGTTCTGTTCAGATTTTGAATGAAGATGAATATATTCGAACTTTTCCTCGTGGGATTGGACCAAAGCCATTGGGAATGAAATCCGAAGCCTCCCGGGAGTCGTCTGTCGTCATTATGAACCATGTTAATCTAGTGGAGATCTTGATGGATGTG AATCAATGGTCGAGTGTGTTCTCCAGCATTGTTTCCAGAGCAACGACCGTGGAAGTATTATCTACCGGCGTTGCAGGCAACTATAATGGAGCTCTTCAagtg ATGACAGCCGAGTTCCAGGTCCCGTCTCCATTAGTTCCAACCCGCGAAATCTATTTCGTCAGATACTGCAAACAACATACGGAAGGCATTTGGGCTGTTGTTGATGTTTCTTTAGACAACCTCAGAGCTACATCTATAACAAGATGTAGAAGAAGGCCATCAGGTTGTTTTATTCAAGAACTTCCCAATGGTTACTCCAAG GTTACATGGGTTGAAAATGTGGAGGTGGATGACAGATCTGTTCATAGTATCTATAAACCTCTAGTTGAATCAGGAATGGCATTCGGGGCAAGACGATGGGTAGCAACACTTGACCGACAATGTGAACGATTAGCAAGTGCAATGGCAAACAACATCGCAGCTGGTGACATTGGAG TGATATCGTCCCCCGGGGGTAGAAAGAGCATGCTGAATCTGGCTGAAAGAATGGTGATGAGTTTCTGCACCGGTGTTGGTGCTTCAACCGCGCATACATGGACTACTCTTTCTGGAAGCGGTGCCGATGATGTTAGAGTCATGACTCGAAAAAGCACGGATGAGCCCGGCAGGCCGCCTGGAATTGTGCTGAGTGCCGCAACTTCATTCTGGCTTCCAGTTTCACCAAAGAGAGTTTTTGATTTCTTGAGGGATGAGAATTCGAGAAGTGAG TGGGATATTCTTTCGAATGGCGGCCTCGTTCAAGAAATGGCACATATTGCCAATGGTCGTGATCCTGGAAACTCCGTTTCTTTACTCCGTGTTAAT AGTGCAAATTCAAGCCAAAGCAACATGCTGATCCTACAGGAGAGTTGCACAGATTCGACGGGCTCATATGTCATTTATGCACCAGTCGACATTGTGGCCATGAACGTCGTCTTAAGCGGTGGGGACCCGGATTATGTTGCCCTCTTGCCATCGGGCTTTGCTATACTTCCCGACGGGCCGAATACTCATCAGGCAGGAGGAGGCCTGGAGATTGGTACCGGCGGATCTTTACTGACGGTCGCATTTCAGATATTGGTTGATTCGGTCCCGACCGCGAAGCTTTCGTTAGGATCCGTGGCAACGGTCAATAGCCTGATCAAGTGCACTATTGAAAGGATAAAAGACGCTGTTCTAGGCGACGGTGCATGA